From the genome of Gracilinanus agilis isolate LMUSP501 chromosome 2, AgileGrace, whole genome shotgun sequence, one region includes:
- the LOC123233954 gene encoding HIG1 domain family member 1A, mitochondrial-like — translation MEEKLIDFLLQPTIMSSNSDVPLFTYDETLGSLKLARKAKEAPFPPIGIADFVAIVAYGLYKLKSRGNSEMSVHLIHMHVGAQGFVVRAMTIDMLYSTFWEYWAKPKSYEERCCLHVDYVNRAGYLTLRLFMFKNHLGVCGSKKQPMADPIMMF, via the exons atggaagaaaagtTGATAGA CTTCTTACTTCAACCAACTATTATGTCATCAAATAGTGATGTTCCTCTTTTTACTTATGATGAGACTTTGGGATCTTTAAAACTTGCCAGAAAAGCTAAGGAGGCACCATTTCCCCCAATTGGAATAGCAGATTTTGTAGCTATTGTTGCATATGGATTATACAAATTGAAGAGCAGAGGGAATTCTGAAATGTCTGTCCACCTAATTCACATGCATGTGGGAGCTCAAGGCTTTGTAGTACGAGCAATGACTATTGATATGTTGTATTCCACATTTTGGGAATACTGGGCCAAACCCAAATCTTATGAAGAAAGATGCTGCCTTCATGTTGATTATGTTAATAGAGCTGGATACCTCACATTGAGattatttatgtttaaaaatcatttaggGGTATGTGGTTCTAAAAAGCAGCCCATGGCAGACCCTATCATGATGTTTTAA